In Streptomyces qaidamensis, one DNA window encodes the following:
- a CDS encoding PQQ-binding-like beta-propeller repeat protein gives MGRPERPLDPTAGPVPRLAHELRELRRTAGGPSYRAMARTAGFSATTLSQAAAGERLPSLAVVQGYVRACGGDPAEWEPRWKAAQAEAAGAAREDDEDAVPPYRGLARFEPDDRALFFGRDRLVEELQELVCEHRFAVVFGASGSGKSSLLRAGLIPRLGEKILELGSPAVLRILTPGPRPASEYGHLLAPAQDEPESWVVVDQFEEVFTLCRDREERARFIDLLLAARKPDNRLRVLIAVRADFYARCAEHRDLADGLRGTGLLVGPMTADELREAVVKPAQAVGLLVERELTARLVEEVLDEPGGLPMLSHALLETWRRRKGRMLTLTAYEAVGGVRGAIAASAEEVYGQLSAAQAHTARRLLLRLVEPGQGTPDTRRPLSRSELEEWGDPDVPPVVERLSGARLLTLDEETVHLTHEALLTSWPRLHGWIEEDRERLRHHRKLTDAARTWLEHDRDPGALYRGTRLARAEELFPDHERDPALTAAERAFLTATLDVRDAEARAAARSTRRARAAVGVLSAVLVVALVAGLAAWTQRRDNQHRRTDDVARRIADVADALRTTEPRVAQLLGVAAWRVARLPETRRALLGSLGQPELDTFSDHAPDDSASRYLTDSGRTLLSVEGRTWRTWDVARHRRIASGRLPAGGLVLGASPDGRLLAVHADDGVRLWDTAVGRWSGDRLPASSGVNFAGSSYAVSDVDDFRVQVRSNADGRLLFETQSATVVPSADGRLVAFCHAGDGLRVRDLRSGRTVPGRWEHGGEVCGDERAQLVLGDGKRLAAVNGTGVRVFDVRTGRQLADLQDAGVKLAAFSKDGNFLATADGEELRVWRLGVDAPVFRHSLNNQHLYGALAWDPAHPVLRYLEGGTVHSLDVATAVTSAWQDRPLDKVLIGPDGRTVVTARRIGDRYGFELRDTLGGRLLRTLPSPPLPVSRDPARPVDAEQTLALLAFGPDGTSLAYGVSAPGSEASTQRITIWDVRRGRARTTVDLAPGGPDGAVITLALGPDARTLYAARTLAEGTLSNEVWDTAHHRRTAALPALSSHHLAVRPDGGLLTGDNRSAALPGGKVAGQDLVQGEELGALAFSPDGSRLAAGDQTGRVALWDGMLRQRAGVLPSVFPTLPEGISDSLLGDTSEAVSALAVSPDGSTLAVGGEAGTLQLWDIATQQPIGGPLTTPGEAIDTVAFAEDSSTVYAGSAHVPLQRYTIRPSEAVESVCARAGGGDLTRAQWRTYVRDVPYREVCGD, from the coding sequence ATGGGGCGCCCGGAAAGACCGCTGGACCCGACGGCCGGCCCCGTGCCGCGGCTCGCGCACGAGCTCCGGGAGCTGCGCCGGACGGCCGGCGGCCCGTCCTACCGGGCCATGGCCAGGACGGCGGGGTTCTCGGCCACGACGTTGTCCCAGGCCGCGGCGGGCGAACGGCTGCCGTCGCTCGCCGTCGTCCAGGGGTATGTGCGGGCCTGCGGAGGAGACCCGGCCGAGTGGGAGCCCCGTTGGAAGGCCGCTCAGGCGGAGGCCGCCGGCGCCGCGCGCGAGGACGACGAGGACGCGGTGCCGCCGTATCGCGGACTGGCACGGTTCGAACCCGACGACCGGGCGCTGTTCTTCGGCCGGGACCGGCTGGTGGAGGAGTTGCAGGAGCTGGTCTGCGAGCACCGTTTCGCGGTGGTGTTCGGCGCGTCCGGCAGCGGGAAGTCCTCGCTGCTGCGGGCCGGACTCATCCCCCGCCTGGGGGAGAAGATCCTGGAGCTGGGCTCCCCGGCAGTCCTGCGGATCCTCACCCCGGGGCCGCGGCCCGCCTCCGAGTACGGCCACCTGCTGGCCCCGGCGCAGGACGAGCCGGAGAGCTGGGTGGTGGTGGACCAGTTCGAGGAGGTCTTCACCCTCTGCCGGGACCGGGAGGAGCGGGCACGGTTCATCGACCTGCTGCTGGCCGCCCGGAAGCCGGACAACCGACTCCGGGTGCTCATCGCCGTACGCGCCGACTTCTACGCCCGCTGCGCCGAGCACCGCGACCTGGCGGACGGCCTGCGCGGCACCGGCCTGCTGGTCGGCCCGATGACCGCGGACGAGCTGCGGGAGGCGGTGGTCAAGCCCGCGCAGGCGGTCGGGCTCCTGGTCGAGCGGGAGCTGACCGCGCGGCTCGTCGAGGAGGTGCTCGACGAGCCCGGCGGACTGCCGATGCTGTCGCACGCCCTGCTGGAGACCTGGCGCCGCCGCAAGGGCCGGATGCTGACGCTGACCGCGTACGAGGCGGTCGGTGGAGTGCGCGGTGCGATCGCGGCCAGCGCCGAGGAGGTGTACGGGCAGTTGTCGGCGGCACAGGCCCACACCGCCCGCCGCCTGCTGCTGCGGCTCGTCGAGCCCGGGCAGGGCACCCCCGACACCCGCCGCCCGCTCTCCCGGTCCGAACTGGAGGAGTGGGGGGACCCCGACGTGCCGCCGGTGGTGGAGCGGCTGTCCGGCGCCCGCCTGCTGACCCTCGACGAGGAAACCGTCCACCTCACCCACGAGGCCCTGCTCACGTCCTGGCCCCGGCTGCACGGCTGGATCGAGGAAGACCGCGAGCGGCTGCGCCACCACCGGAAGCTGACCGATGCCGCCCGCACATGGCTGGAGCACGACCGCGACCCCGGCGCCCTGTACCGGGGCACCCGGCTGGCCCGCGCGGAGGAGTTGTTCCCCGACCACGAGCGGGACCCCGCACTGACCGCGGCGGAACGGGCGTTCCTCACCGCCACGCTCGACGTCCGCGATGCGGAAGCCCGGGCCGCCGCCCGCTCCACACGCCGGGCACGGGCCGCGGTGGGCGTGCTGTCGGCCGTCCTCGTGGTGGCGCTGGTCGCCGGTCTGGCCGCCTGGACACAGCGCCGGGACAACCAGCACCGGCGCACCGACGACGTGGCCCGCCGGATCGCCGACGTCGCGGACGCCCTGCGCACGACCGAACCTCGCGTCGCGCAGCTCCTGGGCGTCGCCGCGTGGCGGGTGGCCCGCCTGCCGGAGACCCGGCGGGCCCTGCTGGGCTCACTCGGCCAGCCGGAACTGGACACCTTCAGCGATCACGCGCCGGACGACAGCGCCTCCCGCTACCTGACGGACTCGGGTCGCACGTTGCTCAGCGTCGAGGGCCGTACCTGGCGGACCTGGGACGTGGCACGGCACCGGCGGATCGCCTCGGGACGGTTGCCTGCGGGCGGGCTGGTGCTCGGGGCGAGTCCGGACGGCCGGCTGCTGGCGGTCCACGCGGACGACGGCGTACGGCTGTGGGACACGGCCGTCGGACGGTGGAGCGGTGACCGGCTTCCGGCGTCGTCCGGCGTGAACTTCGCCGGAAGCAGCTACGCCGTGAGCGACGTGGACGACTTCCGGGTGCAGGTCCGTTCGAACGCGGACGGCAGGCTGCTGTTCGAGACGCAGTCGGCGACCGTGGTCCCCAGCGCGGACGGCCGACTGGTCGCGTTCTGCCATGCCGGTGACGGGCTGCGGGTGCGGGACCTGCGAAGCGGGCGCACGGTGCCCGGGCGCTGGGAGCATGGCGGCGAGGTCTGCGGCGACGAGCGGGCACAGCTGGTGCTCGGCGACGGGAAGCGGCTCGCCGCCGTGAACGGCACCGGCGTGCGCGTCTTCGACGTCCGAACGGGGCGGCAGCTGGCCGACCTGCAGGACGCAGGGGTGAAGCTGGCCGCCTTCAGCAAGGACGGGAACTTCCTGGCGACCGCCGACGGGGAGGAGCTCAGGGTGTGGCGGCTGGGCGTCGACGCCCCGGTGTTCCGGCACTCCCTCAACAACCAGCATCTGTACGGCGCTCTGGCCTGGGACCCGGCTCACCCGGTGCTGCGGTATCTGGAGGGCGGCACGGTGCACTCGCTGGACGTCGCGACGGCCGTGACCTCCGCCTGGCAGGACCGGCCACTGGACAAGGTGCTGATCGGCCCTGACGGCCGTACCGTCGTCACCGCCCGGCGCATCGGTGACCGCTACGGCTTCGAACTGCGCGACACCCTCGGCGGGCGGCTGCTGCGGACGCTGCCGTCCCCGCCGCTCCCCGTCTCCCGCGACCCCGCCCGGCCGGTGGACGCCGAGCAGACCCTTGCCCTGCTGGCCTTCGGCCCCGACGGCACGTCGCTCGCGTACGGTGTCTCGGCCCCGGGCAGCGAGGCGTCCACGCAGCGCATCACGATCTGGGACGTCAGGCGGGGGCGGGCCCGCACGACGGTGGATCTGGCGCCGGGCGGGCCGGACGGGGCGGTGATCACGCTCGCCCTGGGCCCGGACGCCCGCACGCTCTACGCCGCCCGCACCCTGGCCGAAGGCACGCTGAGCAACGAGGTCTGGGACACCGCGCACCATCGCAGGACGGCGGCCCTCCCGGCGCTGTCCAGCCACCACCTCGCCGTCCGCCCCGACGGCGGGCTCCTGACCGGCGACAACCGTTCGGCGGCCCTGCCCGGCGGCAAGGTCGCCGGACAGGACCTCGTCCAGGGCGAAGAGCTCGGCGCCCTCGCCTTCTCCCCCGACGGTTCGCGGCTGGCGGCGGGGGACCAGACGGGCCGGGTGGCGCTGTGGGACGGGATGCTGCGGCAGCGGGCGGGAGTCCTGCCGAGCGTCTTCCCCACACTCCCGGAGGGCATCTCCGACTCACTCCTCGGCGACACCTCGGAGGCCGTCAGCGCCCTCGCCGTCAGTCCTGACGGCAGCACGCTGGCGGTGGGCGGCGAGGCGGGGACTCTCCAGCTGTGGGACATCGCCACGCAGCAGCCGATCGGCGGTCCGCTGACGACACCGGGCGAGGCGATCGACACGGTGGCGTTCGCCGAGGACAGCTCCACGGTGTACGCGGGGAGCGCGCACGTGCCCCTCCAGCGCTACACGATCCGCCCGTCGGAGGCCGTCGAGTCGGTATGCGCGCGAGCGGGCGGCGGCGACCTCACTCGGGCGCAGTGGCGGACGTACGTGCGTGACGTGCCGTACCGCGAGGTGTGCGGTGACTGA
- a CDS encoding tyrosine-type recombinase/integrase, with protein sequence MAQQRKRNPNGAGTITKRKDGRFQCAVYVLQPDGTRARKFAYGKTWAECDAKRRELLDKVDQGVPVPTKSAKLSDWLPYWLDNVIKPRRKHSTFDKYEAHVRLYLVPLLGAKRLESLGVADVRRFLVRLEKETTAATAKESHRVLRSALSSACREELIARNVAKLVEPPRTDKPELHPWTLDETLDFLAASRKDPLYAAFVLAIAMGLRRGEIVGLRWSDLDLDNRVLYVRHQVQRRRGVLYDDDPKSRRRRAVPLPALCIAPLRWHRLRQTDARAKAGERWQESDYVFATRTGRPVEPRNLYRSFTRVAQSAGLRVIRLHDARHGTATLLTAAGVAPRVVMEILGHSQISITMDVYTHVVQDTQREAMSHMDRLLRRRPIRE encoded by the coding sequence ATGGCCCAGCAACGCAAGCGGAACCCCAACGGCGCCGGCACCATCACCAAGCGCAAGGACGGACGCTTCCAGTGCGCGGTCTACGTCCTCCAGCCGGACGGCACCCGCGCCCGTAAGTTCGCCTACGGCAAGACCTGGGCCGAGTGTGACGCCAAGCGTCGCGAGCTGCTCGACAAGGTCGACCAGGGCGTGCCAGTGCCCACCAAGTCGGCCAAGCTCTCGGACTGGCTCCCGTACTGGCTGGACAACGTCATCAAGCCCCGGCGGAAGCACAGCACGTTCGACAAGTACGAGGCACACGTCCGGCTCTACCTGGTGCCTCTGCTCGGTGCCAAGCGGCTGGAATCCCTCGGCGTCGCCGACGTCCGCCGGTTCCTCGTCCGCCTGGAGAAGGAGACGACCGCCGCAACGGCCAAGGAGTCGCACCGAGTTCTGCGCTCGGCTCTGTCTTCCGCCTGTCGCGAGGAGCTCATCGCGCGCAACGTCGCCAAGCTCGTCGAGCCGCCCCGCACGGACAAGCCCGAGCTGCACCCCTGGACCCTCGACGAGACGCTCGACTTCCTCGCTGCCTCCCGCAAGGACCCGCTCTACGCGGCCTTCGTGCTCGCCATCGCCATGGGGCTCCGCCGAGGAGAGATCGTGGGCCTGCGCTGGTCGGACCTCGACCTCGACAACCGTGTCCTGTACGTCCGCCACCAGGTCCAGCGCCGCCGCGGCGTTCTGTACGACGACGACCCCAAGAGCCGCCGTCGCCGGGCGGTCCCTCTCCCCGCCCTCTGCATTGCGCCCCTGCGCTGGCACCGCCTACGGCAGACGGACGCTCGCGCCAAGGCGGGGGAGAGGTGGCAGGAGTCGGACTACGTCTTCGCCACCCGCACCGGCCGCCCTGTCGAGCCGCGCAACCTGTACCGCTCCTTCACCCGCGTCGCCCAGTCCGCCGGCCTCCGTGTGATCCGGCTGCACGACGCTCGCCATGGAACGGCCACCTTGCTCACGGCGGCCGGAGTCGCTCCCCGAGTCGTGATGGAGATCCTCGGTCACTCCCAGATCAGCATTACGATGGACGTCTACACCCACGTCGTCCAGGACACGCAGCGCGAAGCCATGAGCCACATGGATCGCCTGCTCAGGAGACGCCCCATCCGCGAGTGA
- a CDS encoding helix-turn-helix domain-containing protein, with protein MHDDELLTVPDVMERLKLGRSTVYDLIRSRRLPSITIGRCRRIPARAVREYITHELEAAA; from the coding sequence ATGCATGACGACGAACTGCTGACGGTGCCTGACGTGATGGAGCGGCTGAAGCTCGGTCGCTCCACCGTCTACGACCTCATCCGCTCCCGTCGTCTGCCCTCGATCACCATCGGCCGGTGCCGTCGGATCCCCGCGCGGGCTGTCCGCGAGTACATCACCCACGAACTGGAGGCGGCTGCCTGA
- a CDS encoding replication initiator, whose product MAAQGTLPGILRQLSGLGGCTHPIRLDGHRTEYDVDTTTGEIGNVLHRLDSTSLPAGQLLVRCNNRRTTRCAACAEVYRRDTFHLIISGLRGGKGTPEHVAAHPRVFATFTAPSFGPVHNRPSSGRPCRCGTHHDQDDDELGTALDPDTYDYEAAVLWNAHAGPLWRRFSTYLRREVAKRAGLSQRRFREHARVSFAKVAEYQKRGAVHFHAVIRIDGPSGGDPSPPTWATADLLTDAIRSATAKVRVDGPTIDGRSHTFTFGSQLDVRTIRSADFNDGQELTERAVAAYIAKYATKGAETATGALDRPLKFAAELAQLDISDHARRLIRTAWFLGTRKDLEHLRLRAWAHMLGFRGHFSTKSRRYSTTLGALRDARAEWRRAQATPANGPETDTTYVLSHWVFAGTGLSEAEAWLAASLEPAPGTEGEPTHA is encoded by the coding sequence CTGGCCGCTCAGGGCACACTGCCGGGTATCCTCCGCCAACTCTCAGGACTCGGCGGCTGCACCCACCCGATCCGCCTCGACGGCCACCGCACCGAGTACGACGTCGACACCACGACCGGCGAGATCGGCAACGTCCTCCACCGCCTCGACTCGACCAGCCTCCCGGCCGGACAGCTCCTCGTCCGCTGCAACAACCGCCGCACGACCCGCTGCGCGGCCTGCGCCGAGGTCTACCGCCGCGACACCTTCCACCTGATCATCTCCGGCCTGCGCGGCGGCAAGGGCACCCCCGAACACGTCGCCGCCCACCCTCGCGTGTTCGCCACCTTCACCGCGCCGAGCTTCGGCCCGGTCCACAACCGCCCCTCCAGCGGGCGCCCCTGTCGCTGCGGAACCCACCACGACCAGGACGACGACGAACTTGGCACCGCGCTCGACCCGGACACCTACGACTACGAAGCCGCCGTGCTCTGGAACGCCCACGCCGGTCCGCTCTGGCGGCGCTTCTCGACGTACCTGCGCCGGGAGGTTGCCAAGCGCGCCGGCCTGTCTCAGCGGCGCTTTCGCGAGCACGCCCGCGTGTCCTTTGCCAAGGTCGCCGAGTACCAGAAGCGCGGCGCGGTCCACTTCCACGCCGTCATCCGCATCGACGGCCCCAGCGGCGGCGACCCCTCACCCCCTACCTGGGCAACCGCCGACCTGCTCACTGACGCCATCCGCAGCGCCACCGCCAAGGTCCGCGTGGACGGCCCGACCATCGACGGCCGCTCCCACACCTTCACCTTCGGCAGCCAACTCGACGTCCGCACCATCCGCTCGGCGGACTTCAACGATGGCCAGGAGCTAACCGAGCGGGCCGTCGCCGCCTACATCGCCAAGTACGCCACCAAGGGTGCTGAGACTGCGACGGGAGCTCTCGACCGGCCGCTCAAGTTCGCCGCCGAACTCGCCCAGCTCGACATCAGCGACCACGCCCGCCGCCTGATCCGCACCGCTTGGTTCCTCGGCACACGCAAGGACCTCGAACACCTCCGCCTGCGCGCCTGGGCCCACATGCTCGGCTTCCGCGGCCACTTCTCCACCAAATCCCGCCGCTACTCCACCACCCTCGGCGCCCTCCGCGACGCCCGCGCCGAATGGCGCCGTGCGCAAGCCACACCTGCCAACGGCCCCGAGACCGACACGACGTACGTGCTCTCGCACTGGGTCTTCGCCGGAACCGGCCTCTCGGAGGCCGAAGCCTGGCTTGCCGCATCCCTCGAACCCGCCCCCGGAACGGAAGGAGAGCCCACCCATGCATGA
- a CDS encoding mobile element transfer protein: protein MPAPKRFRHVSRIGPVQVGTSYDGRGREKHTAACTAPRCGFSADYDSRAAAELAARTHHCPVR, encoded by the coding sequence ATGCCCGCGCCTAAGCGCTTCCGCCACGTCAGCCGTATCGGCCCCGTCCAGGTCGGCACGTCCTACGACGGTCGCGGCCGGGAGAAGCACACCGCCGCCTGTACGGCCCCGCGCTGCGGCTTCTCCGCCGACTACGACAGCCGCGCCGCCGCCGAGCTGGCTGCCCGCACCCACCACTGCCCCGTGCGCTGA
- a CDS encoding DUF2637 domain-containing protein — protein sequence MRAHLARVDAVLVQAVIAAALSFAHLHDVASAAGQDGWKAWAYPISVDLLLVAAWRRLRSGEAKAAGWCWFLIALAASLGANVATAGLLDLDHVPAWLRILVAGWPAVAFLGGTLLVHSPPTAHGATTDAVDQQELDGSEDQENVPDPTPDPPTPPAAEPAPALPLAPPPVAVPAALVEHARKVAADHRTRTGTAIDTPTLRARLGVPPPMAEAIAAQLT from the coding sequence ATGCGTGCCCACCTGGCCCGTGTCGATGCGGTGCTCGTTCAGGCCGTCATCGCCGCCGCGTTGTCCTTCGCCCACCTGCACGATGTCGCCTCGGCGGCCGGGCAGGACGGGTGGAAGGCGTGGGCCTACCCGATCAGCGTGGACCTGCTGCTCGTCGCCGCCTGGCGCCGACTGCGCTCCGGAGAGGCGAAAGCGGCCGGGTGGTGCTGGTTCCTGATCGCACTCGCCGCGTCCCTGGGCGCGAACGTCGCCACCGCTGGCCTGCTCGACCTGGATCACGTACCGGCCTGGCTGCGCATCCTCGTGGCGGGCTGGCCCGCGGTCGCCTTCCTCGGCGGAACCCTCCTGGTCCACTCGCCTCCGACAGCGCACGGCGCGACCACTGACGCCGTAGACCAACAGGAACTCGACGGCAGCGAGGACCAGGAGAACGTGCCCGATCCCACGCCAGACCCCCCGACTCCACCGGCGGCCGAACCGGCACCGGCCCTACCGTTGGCCCCTCCGCCGGTCGCTGTTCCGGCCGCCCTGGTCGAGCACGCCCGCAAAGTCGCCGCCGACCACCGCACCCGCACTGGAACGGCCATCGACACCCCGACCCTGCGCGCCCGCCTCGGTGTCCCGCCGCCCATGGCCGAAGCCATCGCCGCTCAACTCACCTGA
- a CDS encoding FtsK/SpoIIIE domain-containing protein encodes MNDLTTLLKVGGPVAALGGGAAYARANHPAVYWSTVGLPISTARLLSSYGSVMEACGLTVAPSRLRMLAVKATTRREVRPVPPRRGIIRPTSTGLRLRLRLAPGQEPADVAASAERLRHAWGVHAVYATTIKPGVVELRLVGFDVLRQVRMPRKVDAGFLQVPVALREDAMPFVRDYRAVPHQLTLGATLSGKSMYLRHLIAGLAPQPVALVGIDCKRGVELAPFASRLSALAIDPEQAAELLPVLVKEMEDRYDLIKARQGIAPDTPAEEITSDVWGLPESERPVPIVLFVDEVAELFLVATRKDEERRDEMVTQLIRLAQLGRAAGIYLEVCGQRFGAELGKGATMLRAQLTGRVCHRVNDEASAKMALGDIAPEAVTAACAIAPERPGLAVAGDTSGGWSRIRTPYLSLGDAAETCRESVHLVPDLPALKPFRPDVPVRPVETPGPAVRPRPVAD; translated from the coding sequence ATGAACGACCTGACGACACTCCTGAAAGTGGGTGGTCCTGTCGCCGCACTCGGCGGCGGGGCCGCCTACGCCCGGGCCAACCACCCCGCGGTGTACTGGTCCACAGTCGGCCTGCCGATCTCCACCGCCCGGCTCCTCAGCTCCTACGGCTCGGTCATGGAAGCCTGCGGCCTGACCGTGGCCCCCTCCCGGCTGCGGATGCTGGCGGTCAAGGCCACCACTCGCCGTGAGGTTCGTCCCGTACCGCCGCGCCGGGGCATCATCCGGCCCACCTCGACCGGGCTGCGGCTGCGGCTCCGGCTCGCTCCGGGGCAGGAACCAGCCGACGTCGCCGCCTCGGCCGAACGGCTGCGGCACGCCTGGGGCGTTCACGCCGTGTACGCGACCACGATCAAGCCCGGTGTGGTCGAACTGCGGCTGGTCGGCTTCGACGTGCTGAGGCAGGTGCGGATGCCTCGCAAGGTGGACGCCGGGTTCCTTCAGGTGCCGGTGGCGCTGCGGGAGGACGCCATGCCCTTCGTGCGCGACTACCGGGCCGTGCCCCACCAACTCACCCTTGGCGCCACTCTGTCGGGCAAGTCCATGTATCTGCGGCACCTGATCGCCGGACTCGCTCCTCAGCCGGTCGCCCTGGTCGGCATCGACTGCAAGCGCGGTGTGGAGCTGGCGCCGTTCGCCTCCCGCCTTTCCGCGCTGGCGATCGATCCGGAGCAGGCTGCCGAGTTGCTGCCCGTGCTCGTGAAGGAGATGGAGGACCGATACGACCTGATCAAGGCCCGGCAAGGCATCGCCCCGGACACTCCGGCCGAGGAGATCACCTCGGACGTCTGGGGACTGCCCGAGTCCGAACGCCCGGTCCCGATCGTGCTGTTCGTGGACGAGGTGGCTGAACTCTTCCTCGTCGCCACGAGGAAGGACGAGGAACGCCGGGACGAGATGGTCACCCAGCTCATTCGCCTCGCCCAGCTCGGCCGCGCGGCCGGCATCTACCTGGAGGTCTGCGGGCAGCGCTTCGGCGCTGAGCTGGGCAAGGGCGCCACCATGCTGCGCGCCCAGTTGACCGGCCGCGTCTGCCACCGAGTGAACGACGAAGCCTCCGCGAAGATGGCGCTCGGCGACATCGCACCCGAAGCGGTCACGGCCGCCTGCGCCATCGCCCCCGAACGGCCCGGCCTCGCCGTGGCAGGTGACACCTCCGGCGGCTGGTCACGCATCCGCACGCCGTACCTGTCGCTGGGCGACGCTGCCGAGACCTGCCGCGAGTCGGTCCACCTGGTTCCCGACCTGCCCGCGCTCAAGCCCTTCAGGCCCGACGTGCCCGTACGGCCCGTCGAGACACCGGGCCCGGCCGTGCGGCCCCGGCCGGTGGCCGACTGA
- a CDS encoding GntR family transcriptional regulator, translating to MADQLREAIDRGRFKEGEKLPSEAELVEHYGVSRMTVRNSFSVLQGEGLVHAEHGKGVFVRPRPPVRRLASDRFARRHREQGKSAFIVEADAAGSHPQVDSLEVKEEKASQDVSTRLGSVRRVLARRRRYLLDGRPVEFATSYLPLDIARGTPIAEPNPGPGGIYARLEELGHRLDHFEEEIRARMPSPDEVRTLRLASGVPVIHLIRTAFDQEGRAVEVCDTVMAADAYVLSYQLPAT from the coding sequence ATCGCCGACCAGCTGCGCGAGGCCATCGACCGTGGGCGATTCAAGGAGGGTGAAAAGCTGCCCTCCGAGGCCGAACTTGTCGAGCATTACGGGGTTTCCCGTATGACGGTTCGAAACTCCTTCTCCGTCCTCCAGGGTGAGGGCCTGGTGCACGCCGAGCATGGCAAGGGCGTCTTCGTGCGACCACGGCCGCCTGTCAGGCGGCTCGCCTCCGACCGGTTCGCCCGGCGCCATCGCGAGCAGGGGAAGTCCGCGTTCATCGTGGAGGCCGACGCCGCCGGCAGTCACCCGCAGGTGGACAGCCTGGAGGTCAAGGAGGAGAAGGCCAGTCAGGACGTCTCCACCCGGCTCGGGTCCGTGCGTCGGGTGCTGGCCCGGCGTCGCCGGTATCTGCTGGACGGGCGGCCCGTGGAGTTCGCTACCTCGTACCTGCCGCTCGACATCGCGCGCGGTACGCCGATCGCCGAGCCGAACCCCGGGCCCGGTGGTATCTACGCCCGGCTTGAGGAGCTGGGGCACCGCCTCGACCACTTCGAGGAAGAGATTCGTGCCCGGATGCCCTCGCCTGATGAGGTGCGCACGCTGCGGCTGGCCTCCGGCGTGCCGGTCATTCACCTGATCCGGACCGCGTTCGACCAGGAGGGGCGGGCCGTGGAGGTCTGCGACACGGTCATGGCTGCGGACGCGTACGTCCTGTCGTACCAACTTCCGGCGACGTGA
- a CDS encoding NUDIX hydrolase yields the protein MSVAGVIVDDQDRALLIKRRDNGHWEPPGGILEREETIPEALQREVLEETGIKIALPATLTGIYKNMKGLIVSMVFRCEAADGTPTTGDETRALRWATREEVIELADEAYAIRVLDALDAVSPPAIRAHDGVKLV from the coding sequence GTGAGCGTCGCCGGAGTCATCGTCGACGACCAGGACCGCGCCCTCTTGATCAAACGCCGCGACAACGGCCACTGGGAACCCCCGGGCGGAATCCTCGAACGCGAGGAAACCATCCCCGAGGCACTCCAACGGGAAGTTCTCGAAGAGACCGGCATCAAGATCGCGCTTCCCGCGACCCTGACCGGGATCTACAAGAACATGAAGGGCTTGATCGTCTCCATGGTCTTCCGCTGTGAGGCCGCCGACGGCACGCCCACCACCGGGGACGAGACCCGTGCGCTGCGCTGGGCCACCCGTGAAGAGGTCATCGAACTCGCCGACGAGGCGTACGCGATCCGCGTCCTGGACGCATTGGACGCGGTGTCCCCGCCGGCCATCCGCGCCCACGACGGCGTGAAACTCGTCTAG
- a CDS encoding ATP-binding protein encodes MHEYTSTARVWGLTCPGFPEEVSRARRWTRDILRGSPLADDAELIVSELSANAILHTASGGAGSFHLALAVSPKVVALSVTDEGGTGTAPKVEQPSMDAVHGRGLGMVSVIAHRVVVHGSHSGYTVTAELFTGTQPGGHPC; translated from the coding sequence ATGCACGAGTATACGAGCACCGCCCGGGTCTGGGGACTCACTTGCCCAGGATTTCCGGAAGAGGTGAGCCGGGCCCGCCGCTGGACGCGGGACATCCTGCGCGGATCTCCCCTGGCCGACGACGCCGAACTGATCGTGAGCGAGCTGAGCGCGAACGCGATCCTTCACACCGCGAGCGGTGGGGCAGGCAGCTTCCACCTGGCCCTGGCGGTCTCCCCCAAGGTGGTCGCCCTGTCGGTCACCGACGAGGGAGGGACGGGCACGGCCCCGAAGGTCGAGCAGCCGAGCATGGATGCGGTACACGGCCGCGGCTTGGGCATGGTCAGCGTCATCGCACACCGGGTCGTCGTCCACGGCAGCCACAGCGGCTACACCGTCACCGCCGAACTCTTCACGGGCACCCAGCCGGGAGGACACCCGTGCTGA